Proteins encoded by one window of Serratia nevei:
- a CDS encoding DMT family transporter, whose amino-acid sequence MNALLYLAVVLIWGTTWIAITLQQEGPVAIPVSIAYRFAISAAVMFAVLLLTRRLRRLAPRDHLFCVLQGCCVFGFNFFCFYHAAAYISSGLESVIFSMAVLFNALNSLLFFRQRPSPNLLPAALLGLTGIVALFWQDLAATRMAPELLKGIGLSALGTYGFSLGNMISTRHQRRGLDIFSTNTYAMTYGALLMALIALAQGASFQMEHSSRYIGSLLYLAIFGSVIAFAAYFSLLGRIGAGAAAYSTLLFPLVALTISTIYEGYQWHFNAVLGLCLILLGNLVMFAKPGLKWRRAGISKQNSTL is encoded by the coding sequence ATGAATGCGCTGTTGTACCTCGCCGTGGTGCTGATTTGGGGCACCACCTGGATTGCGATCACCCTGCAACAGGAAGGGCCGGTGGCCATTCCCGTCTCGATCGCTTACCGCTTCGCCATTTCCGCCGCGGTGATGTTCGCCGTGCTGCTGCTAACGCGCCGCCTGCGCCGCCTCGCTCCGCGCGATCATCTGTTCTGCGTGCTGCAGGGCTGCTGCGTGTTCGGCTTCAACTTCTTCTGCTTCTACCATGCGGCGGCCTACATCAGCAGCGGGCTGGAATCGGTGATCTTCTCGATGGCGGTACTGTTCAACGCCCTCAACAGCCTGCTGTTTTTCCGCCAGCGCCCCAGCCCCAACCTGCTGCCGGCGGCGCTGCTGGGGTTGACCGGCATCGTGGCGCTGTTTTGGCAAGATCTGGCCGCCACCCGCATGGCGCCGGAGCTGCTCAAAGGCATCGGCCTGAGCGCGCTCGGCACCTACGGCTTCTCGCTGGGCAACATGATCAGCACGCGCCATCAGCGCCGCGGGCTGGATATCTTTTCCACCAACACCTACGCCATGACCTACGGCGCGCTGTTGATGGCGCTGATCGCCTTGGCGCAGGGCGCCTCGTTCCAGATGGAACACAGCAGCCGCTATATCGGCTCCCTGCTGTACCTGGCGATTTTCGGATCGGTGATCGCCTTCGCCGCTTACTTCAGCCTGCTCGGCCGCATCGGCGCCGGCGCGGCGGCCTACAGCACCCTGCTGTTCCCGCTGGTGGCGCTGACCATCTCAACGATCTACGAAGGCTATCAGTGGCACTTCAACGCCGTGCTGGGCCTGTGCCTGATCCTGCTGGGCAACCTGGTGATGTTCGCCAAGCCGGGGCTGAAATGGCGACGGGCGGGTATCTCAAAACAAAACTCAACCCTTTGA
- a CDS encoding helix-turn-helix domain-containing protein, which translates to MSNYQAFETLREHKARLHGSVLLGTGVELAAWSNCNDRVTQESADHHTLSLYVADGYECYQQVPGGWRNGGGPDRFCIMPRQYASTWDVRSDLSFVHLYCTDGHLRQLAEQTWDRSPAAINVEPRSFGEDPQITLLYRQFLLNCDWRDSANLLALSSASNLLMSHLIQRYSQLQWKLPPARGGLAPAVARRVREYIENHLERPLLLADLAAQAGLSEYHFARMFKHATGLAPHQFVMRARLQRAERLLRHSQQPITEIALACGFNSASHFSNRFKAAYGFAPLQVRLGR; encoded by the coding sequence ATGTCCAACTATCAGGCGTTTGAAACACTGCGTGAGCACAAGGCGCGGCTGCACGGCAGCGTGCTGCTGGGCACCGGCGTGGAGCTGGCCGCCTGGTCCAACTGCAACGATCGCGTCACGCAGGAAAGCGCCGACCACCATACCCTGAGCCTGTACGTCGCCGACGGCTATGAGTGCTATCAGCAGGTGCCGGGCGGCTGGCGCAACGGCGGCGGGCCGGATCGGTTCTGCATCATGCCGCGCCAATACGCCTCCACCTGGGATGTGCGCAGCGATCTGTCGTTCGTGCATCTGTATTGCACCGACGGGCATCTGCGGCAGCTGGCGGAGCAGACCTGGGATCGCAGCCCGGCGGCGATCAACGTAGAGCCGCGCAGCTTCGGCGAAGATCCGCAGATCACGCTGCTGTATCGCCAGTTTTTGCTCAACTGCGACTGGCGGGACAGCGCCAACCTGCTGGCGCTCAGCAGCGCGTCTAACCTGCTGATGTCGCATCTGATCCAGCGTTACAGCCAGCTGCAGTGGAAGCTGCCGCCGGCGCGCGGCGGCCTGGCGCCTGCGGTGGCCAGGCGGGTGCGGGAATATATCGAAAACCACCTTGAACGGCCTTTGCTGTTGGCGGATCTGGCGGCGCAGGCCGGGTTGAGCGAATACCATTTCGCCCGCATGTTCAAGCACGCCACCGGGCTGGCGCCGCACCAGTTTGTGATGCGCGCACGGCTGCAACGCGCGGAACGGCTGCTGCGGCACAGCCAACAGCCGATCACCGAGATCGCGCTGGCGTGCGGCTTCAATTCCGCCAGCCATTTCAGCAACCGCTTCAAGGCGGCCTATGGATTTGCTCCGCTGCAGGTGCGGCTGGGGCGCTAA
- a CDS encoding glyoxalase, giving the protein MDQQFAGLGVLFAAGFGPITRENDESKAFYVEALGLPLKPMPGNETYLLSEQGALDGVKHFALWPLAQAAQSCFGDDRWPADLAVPQAWIEFDVADMAAATQGLVDRGYRLLVANREEPWGQSVTRLLSPEGLLVGVTYTPWLR; this is encoded by the coding sequence ATGGATCAACAGTTTGCCGGGCTGGGCGTGTTGTTTGCCGCCGGATTCGGGCCCATCACGCGTGAGAACGACGAGAGCAAGGCGTTTTATGTCGAGGCGCTGGGGCTGCCGCTCAAGCCGATGCCGGGCAACGAAACCTATCTGCTGTCGGAGCAGGGCGCGCTGGACGGGGTGAAGCATTTCGCCCTGTGGCCGCTGGCGCAGGCGGCGCAGTCCTGCTTTGGCGACGATCGCTGGCCGGCGGATCTCGCGGTGCCGCAGGCGTGGATCGAGTTCGACGTGGCCGACATGGCGGCCGCCACCCAGGGGCTGGTCGATCGCGGTTATCGGCTGTTGGTCGCCAACCGCGAAGAGCCGTGGGGGCAGAGCGTTACCCGTTTGCTCAGCCCGGAAGGGTTGCTGGTCGGCGTCACCTATACGCCCTGGCTGCGGTAA
- a CDS encoding MoaF-related domain-containing protein, which translates to MKTVKRTGIALAIALTFPLALPAATAAQPSLTNSKAATMTEKHGQFIAVGKVVQVTFGDFAFKLDFTDDKTMTFTGIGEASQGITDTVQYTAVEIRPKVYMVYWHEPQSGDNVTHIEDFERGEVYTNIAAKDGSFTHLKGQLKIVGHSGK; encoded by the coding sequence ATGAAAACAGTGAAGCGAACGGGCATCGCGCTGGCGATAGCCCTGACTTTCCCCCTGGCATTGCCCGCCGCTACGGCGGCGCAACCCTCCCTGACTAACAGTAAGGCGGCAACGATGACGGAAAAACACGGGCAGTTCATTGCGGTCGGTAAAGTGGTGCAGGTGACCTTCGGCGATTTCGCCTTCAAGCTGGATTTTACCGATGACAAGACCATGACCTTCACCGGCATCGGCGAGGCGTCGCAGGGCATCACCGATACCGTGCAATACACTGCGGTGGAGATTCGGCCGAAGGTCTATATGGTCTATTGGCACGAACCTCAGTCCGGCGACAACGTGACGCATATCGAGGACTTTGAGCGCGGCGAGGTGTACACCAACATCGCCGCCAAGGACGGCAGCTTCACCCATCTGAAAGGGCAGCTGAAAATCGTAGGTCACTCAGGAAAATAA
- a CDS encoding ester cyclase yields the protein MKKALITCAIVGGLLASYPALSTDQAASYKSTGKGGYHHAQQKLKVVEDLYAGFFNRHDIGVAQRLIVENYKQHNPFVGDGIKPFLDFFSQTFKDNPQYSAKIYRSAVNGDLVYVHVKYQNNPQDRGTASVDIYRVNDQGKITEHWDVNQDVPEKSANDNTMF from the coding sequence ATGAAAAAGGCATTGATCACCTGTGCGATCGTCGGCGGCTTGCTGGCGAGTTACCCGGCGCTGTCAACGGATCAGGCGGCGTCTTACAAATCGACCGGCAAAGGCGGTTATCATCATGCCCAGCAGAAGCTGAAGGTGGTGGAAGATCTGTACGCGGGCTTCTTCAACCGCCACGACATCGGCGTGGCGCAGAGGCTGATTGTGGAAAACTACAAGCAGCATAACCCGTTCGTCGGCGACGGCATCAAGCCGTTCCTGGATTTTTTCAGCCAGACCTTTAAGGACAATCCGCAGTACAGCGCCAAAATATACCGCAGTGCGGTCAACGGCGATCTGGTCTATGTTCACGTCAAATACCAAAATAACCCGCAGGATCGCGGCACCGCCAGCGTGGATATTTATCGGGTGAACGATCAGGGGAAAATCACCGAGCATTGGGACGTCAATCAGGATGTGCCGGAAAAATCGGCCAACGACAATACCATGTTCTGA
- a CDS encoding multidrug efflux MFS transporter yields MEAWKVNLISVWLGCFFTGLAMSQILPFLPLYVEQLGVSDHQSLSLWSGLVFSGTFLVSAVVSPLWGSLADRKGRKLMLLRASLGMAIVIALQGLATNVWQLFALRALMGLTSGYIPNAMALVASQAPRDKSGWALGTLSTGQISGVIAGPLLGGLMADHLGLRVVFFVTAGLMFVSFLVTLFLIKERRITVKKADQLSGKAVFRSLPYPTLIVTLFVCTLMIQLANSSISPILTLFIRELSGDVSNIAFVSGMIAAVPGIAALISAPRLGRLGDRIGTARILIAALLFTTGLFAVMAWVNTPLQLGLLRFLLGFADGALMPAVQALLLRYSSDQVTGRIFGYNQSFMYLGNVVGPLLGSGISAMMGFRWVFAVTAVLVLCNALQLRHQFKKVESQRAG; encoded by the coding sequence ATGGAAGCGTGGAAAGTCAATCTGATCTCGGTCTGGCTCGGGTGTTTCTTCACCGGGCTGGCGATGAGCCAAATCCTCCCTTTTCTGCCGCTGTACGTCGAACAGCTCGGCGTCAGCGATCACCAATCCCTCAGCCTGTGGTCCGGGCTGGTGTTCAGCGGCACCTTTTTGGTCTCGGCGGTAGTCTCACCGCTGTGGGGCAGCCTGGCCGACCGCAAAGGCCGCAAGCTGATGCTGCTGCGCGCTTCGCTGGGCATGGCGATCGTCATCGCGCTGCAGGGGCTGGCCACCAACGTCTGGCAGCTGTTCGCGCTGCGCGCCCTGATGGGGCTGACGTCCGGCTATATTCCCAACGCCATGGCGCTGGTCGCCTCGCAGGCGCCGCGCGATAAAAGCGGCTGGGCGCTGGGCACGCTCTCTACCGGGCAGATCTCCGGCGTGATCGCCGGGCCGCTCTTGGGCGGGCTGATGGCCGATCATCTGGGGCTGCGGGTGGTATTTTTCGTCACCGCCGGGCTGATGTTCGTCAGCTTCCTGGTGACGCTGTTCCTGATTAAAGAGCGGCGCATCACGGTGAAAAAAGCGGATCAGCTGAGCGGCAAGGCGGTATTCCGTTCGCTGCCCTATCCGACGCTGATCGTCACGCTGTTCGTTTGTACCCTGATGATCCAGCTGGCCAACTCGTCCATCAGCCCGATCCTGACGCTGTTCATCCGCGAGCTGTCCGGCGACGTCAGCAATATTGCCTTTGTCAGCGGCATGATCGCCGCCGTGCCCGGCATTGCGGCGCTGATCTCGGCACCGCGCCTCGGGCGCCTCGGCGATCGCATCGGCACCGCTCGCATCCTGATCGCCGCGCTGCTGTTCACCACCGGGCTGTTCGCCGTGATGGCCTGGGTCAATACGCCGCTGCAGCTGGGCCTTCTGCGCTTCCTGCTCGGCTTCGCCGACGGCGCGCTGATGCCGGCGGTGCAGGCGCTGCTGCTGAGGTATTCCTCCGATCAGGTGACCGGGCGCATCTTCGGCTATAACCAATCCTTTATGTACCTGGGCAACGTGGTTGGCCCGCTGCTGGGTTCGGGCATTTCGGCGATGATGGGGTTCCGCTGGGTGTTCGCGGTGACGGCGGTGTTGGTGCTTTGCAATGCGCTGCAGCTGCGCCATCAGTTCAAAAAAGTGGAGAGTCAACGCGCGGGATAA
- a CDS encoding MarR family winged helix-turn-helix transcriptional regulator, with protein MKKDHPEDVTLLRTQLMSLVRRLRRESRSDEKSWAQLMLLGAIDRHGGEATPSLLAESERMRSSNLAAALRELEADGLLVRTPDAEDKRRVRVCLTPAGLGLLQQSRSRREAWLLAAMESCLTEREQALLIEAGALMARLAAAPSTETE; from the coding sequence ATGAAGAAAGATCATCCTGAAGACGTGACGCTGCTGCGCACGCAGTTAATGTCGCTGGTGCGCCGTTTACGGCGCGAATCGCGCAGCGACGAAAAATCCTGGGCCCAGCTGATGCTGTTGGGGGCTATCGATCGCCACGGCGGCGAGGCGACGCCGTCGCTGCTGGCGGAATCGGAGCGCATGCGTTCCTCTAACCTGGCGGCCGCCTTGCGTGAGCTGGAGGCCGATGGCTTGCTGGTGCGCACGCCGGACGCCGAAGACAAACGCCGGGTGCGGGTGTGCCTGACGCCCGCCGGGCTGGGCCTGCTGCAGCAAAGCCGCAGCCGGCGCGAGGCGTGGCTGCTGGCGGCGATGGAGAGCTGTTTAACGGAGCGGGAGCAGGCGCTGTTGATTGAGGCAGGGGCCTTGATGGCGCGGCTGGCGGCGGCGCCGTCAACGGAAACGGAATAA
- a CDS encoding YjcB family protein gives MSTIATGLVMMRWELLSAVMMFFASQLNVVCRKTSRNGMAFMFSSLGLFTACWFVMGLMGIHLTLEAFTQFWSSAWDRYVDVVSTMPVDWPMP, from the coding sequence ATGAGTACCATTGCCACCGGTTTAGTCATGATGCGCTGGGAGTTGCTGAGCGCCGTGATGATGTTCTTCGCCAGCCAGTTAAACGTCGTTTGCCGTAAGACCAGCCGTAACGGCATGGCGTTCATGTTCAGCAGCCTGGGCCTGTTTACCGCCTGCTGGTTCGTGATGGGCCTGATGGGCATCCACCTTACCCTGGAAGCCTTCACCCAATTCTGGTCTTCGGCCTGGGATCGCTACGTGGACGTGGTCAGCACCATGCCGGTCGATTGGCCGATGCCGTAA